A window of the Lysinibacillus irui genome harbors these coding sequences:
- a CDS encoding cation-translocating P-type ATPase, which yields MTEYHQQSSAEVMKILSVTPQGLTDDDVQKRQQVYGYNVLEEGKKTSTWAVFFGQFKDLLVIILLVAAFVSFLLGEVESTIVIMIVVILNAILGTVQHVKAEQSLDNLKALTSPIAKVMRNNQLMQIPSEEIVIGDLLILEAGDYINADGRLLECHNLHINESSLTGESIAVAKSTDPIRKNNVTIADKKNMVYSGSFVTNGRGIVMVTAIGMQTEIGKIANLLDTAKEKKTPLQISLDQFGEKLALGITLICLAIFTIDLIRGRALVESFMFAVSLAVAAIPEALSSIVTIVLAFGTQKMAKENAIIRKLYAVESLGSVSVICSDKTGTLTENKMVVQEVFVDQKKIPHDWLNPTNPVEKELMIKALLCSDAVERDQKEIGDPTEIALVKLGKQYGLDELKIREQYKRLAEIPFDSARKLMSTVNQMDKQTVMITKGALDVLLPKVTRIKTSTGIFEMTAQQRQKIEAVNRDFSMNGLRVLAIAYKDVFPQQSVDTRAERDLIFVGLVAMMDPPRKESKEAVESCINAGIKPVMITGDHKITATAIAQQIGILQNPEEAIEGHALDGLTDQELQDKIDDYSVYARVTPAQKIRIVKAWQDKGHVVAMTGDGVNDGPALKQADIGVAMGVTGTEVAKDASSMILTDDNFSTIVKAIANGRSIYTNIKNAILFLLSGNAGAIFVVLYATVLGLPVPFAPVHLLFINLLTDSLPAIAIGLEPNNKKTMKDKPRNIHTPLLNKAFTTQVVLEGILIAISTIIAFQIGLSTGDTLTASTMAFTTLCLSRLVHGFNSRSKESIFAIGVFSNKYTWLAFLIGVLSLHFVLFMPMLTTVFEVAPLTIAQLGFIYSLSVLPFLVNQWYKLLFVRRR from the coding sequence ATGACTGAATATCATCAACAATCGTCTGCTGAAGTCATGAAGATATTGAGCGTCACCCCACAAGGCTTGACCGATGATGACGTCCAAAAAAGGCAACAGGTCTATGGCTATAATGTATTAGAGGAAGGAAAAAAAACAAGTACGTGGGCTGTATTTTTCGGACAATTTAAAGATTTATTAGTTATTATATTACTCGTTGCGGCCTTCGTTTCATTTCTACTAGGGGAAGTAGAAAGTACGATTGTTATTATGATTGTAGTGATTTTAAATGCTATTTTAGGTACTGTACAACATGTAAAAGCAGAACAATCTCTAGACAATCTGAAAGCGTTGACCTCTCCCATTGCCAAAGTCATGCGTAACAATCAACTAATGCAGATTCCTTCGGAGGAAATTGTGATAGGAGATCTTCTGATATTGGAGGCGGGCGATTACATCAATGCAGATGGCAGACTACTAGAATGTCATAATTTACACATTAATGAAAGTTCCCTAACAGGTGAATCGATTGCTGTAGCCAAAAGTACAGATCCTATACGAAAAAATAATGTGACCATTGCTGATAAGAAGAACATGGTGTATTCAGGAAGCTTTGTAACTAATGGCCGTGGTATTGTAATGGTGACGGCAATCGGCATGCAGACAGAAATCGGCAAAATTGCGAATTTACTCGATACAGCCAAGGAGAAGAAAACGCCCCTACAAATTAGTCTTGATCAATTCGGTGAAAAATTAGCATTAGGGATTACACTCATTTGTTTAGCTATTTTTACAATTGACCTTATTCGAGGACGAGCCTTAGTTGAATCATTTATGTTTGCAGTCTCCCTTGCTGTTGCAGCAATCCCAGAGGCGCTAAGTTCCATTGTGACTATCGTATTAGCTTTTGGCACGCAGAAGATGGCGAAGGAAAATGCGATTATCCGTAAGCTTTATGCGGTGGAAAGCTTAGGAAGTGTTTCAGTTATTTGTTCTGATAAAACAGGGACCTTAACAGAAAATAAAATGGTGGTACAAGAAGTCTTTGTCGACCAGAAAAAGATACCACATGATTGGCTTAATCCAACAAATCCAGTGGAAAAAGAGCTGATGATCAAGGCACTTTTATGTAGTGATGCTGTAGAGCGAGATCAGAAAGAAATCGGCGACCCTACCGAAATTGCTCTTGTGAAATTAGGAAAGCAGTATGGCCTTGATGAACTGAAAATTCGAGAGCAATATAAACGCTTGGCTGAAATTCCATTTGATTCGGCAAGAAAGCTTATGAGCACGGTAAATCAGATGGACAAGCAAACGGTGATGATTACGAAAGGGGCATTGGATGTACTCTTGCCCAAAGTAACGAGAATCAAAACATCCACAGGCATTTTTGAAATGACCGCACAGCAGCGTCAGAAAATTGAAGCGGTCAATCGTGACTTTTCAATGAATGGTTTACGTGTGCTGGCCATTGCGTATAAAGATGTTTTCCCTCAGCAAAGCGTTGATACAAGAGCTGAACGTGACTTAATCTTTGTCGGCTTAGTTGCGATGATGGATCCTCCAAGAAAAGAATCGAAAGAAGCAGTGGAAAGCTGTATAAATGCAGGCATTAAGCCCGTTATGATTACCGGTGACCATAAAATTACAGCTACGGCGATTGCCCAACAAATTGGTATTTTACAAAATCCAGAAGAAGCGATTGAAGGACACGCCCTTGATGGTTTAACAGATCAAGAGTTACAAGATAAAATTGATGATTATTCTGTCTATGCTCGTGTTACACCGGCACAAAAAATTCGAATTGTAAAAGCCTGGCAGGATAAAGGTCATGTTGTTGCTATGACAGGGGATGGTGTCAATGATGGACCTGCCTTGAAACAAGCAGATATTGGTGTCGCAATGGGGGTAACAGGTACAGAGGTTGCAAAAGATGCCTCATCGATGATTTTAACCGATGATAATTTTTCGACGATTGTTAAGGCAATCGCTAATGGTCGTAGTATTTATACGAATATAAAAAATGCTATTCTATTCTTATTATCTGGTAATGCTGGAGCTATTTTTGTTGTGTTATATGCAACGGTGTTAGGCCTACCTGTTCCTTTTGCGCCTGTCCATCTATTATTCATCAACTTATTAACGGATAGTTTGCCAGCTATCGCCATTGGGTTAGAGCCCAATAATAAGAAAACGATGAAGGACAAGCCTAGAAATATTCATACACCTTTATTAAATAAAGCCTTTACGACACAAGTAGTATTAGAAGGTATTTTAATTGCCATCTCCACCATTATTGCTTTTCAAATTGGTCTATCGACAGGCGATACGTTAACAGCTAGCACAATGGCCTTTACAACACTGTGTTTATCCAGATTAGTGCATGGTTTCAACTCCAGATCCAAAGAGTCGATTTTCGCTATTGGTGTATTCTCGAATAAATATACATGGCTCGCTTTCTTAATCGGTGTGCTCAGCCTACACTTTGTCTTGTTTATGCCAATGCTCACAACAGTCTTTGAGGTTGCCCCATTGACGATTGCACAGCTAGGCTTCATTTATAGCTTATCTGTATTACCATTCCTCGTAAATCAATGGTATAAGCTTCTGTTCGTTAGGAGACGATAG
- the lepB gene encoding signal peptidase I, translating into MQEEKTTNLKKEILSYIKIIVITAVVVFGCKQFLFAPIKVQGASMYPTYHDKDIIIVSKTSKIERFDQIVFQSPTEDELYIKRVIGLPGDKVEMKDDVLYVNGKAYKEDYVNRETDDPNQLRITENFTLEQLVNEKEVPKGMYFVLGDNRLKSFDSRHYGLISEDAVYGESKAILYPFSHFHIGSK; encoded by the coding sequence ATGCAAGAGGAAAAAACAACAAATTTAAAAAAAGAAATACTATCCTACATCAAGATTATTGTCATTACGGCTGTTGTCGTTTTTGGCTGTAAGCAGTTTTTATTTGCGCCAATTAAGGTGCAGGGAGCTTCGATGTACCCGACGTATCATGATAAGGATATTATTATTGTAAGTAAAACAAGTAAAATTGAACGATTCGATCAAATTGTTTTCCAATCTCCTACCGAGGATGAACTCTATATTAAAAGAGTAATAGGTCTTCCAGGGGATAAAGTTGAAATGAAAGATGATGTATTGTATGTAAATGGGAAAGCATACAAAGAAGATTATGTTAATCGTGAAACAGATGATCCTAATCAATTACGCATTACAGAAAATTTTACTTTGGAACAATTAGTTAATGAAAAAGAAGTACCAAAGGGCATGTATTTTGTGCTTGGGGACAACCGTTTAAAAAGTTTTGATAGTCGCCACTACGGTTTAATTTCAGAGGACGCTGTTTATGGTGAATCTAAAGCAATACTATATCCATTTAGCCATTTTCATATCGGTTCAAAATAA
- a CDS encoding MFS transporter, whose protein sequence is MNWRVYILAVTTFAVGLVELIVGGILPNIAEDLHVSLATAGQLITIFALVYAISAPVLLSLTAKVERKRLFLISLFIFTLGNLMTFFSTTFIIVLIARIFTAMSTALVIVLSLTITTKIVEPKHRAKALGLVFMGVSSALVIGVPMGIFITEAFGWRAIFLGISILSTLSMILIALLLEKMPIGEVVPLKAQIKSLANLKILTAQLTTLFMLAGHYMLYAYLTPFLVEAFDMSPSWISICYLIFGIASVSGNAVGGWVSDKIGTSKAIILIVSAFAIVLFSIPYTIIALPLFLVFTVLWGALSWALTPPLQNYLIQTDPKSSDIQQSLNTAALQIGISIGSAVGGAMFALTDSVMHLASFGTILVLCALGCAIFSIKRAPLGQEQHGDYQSAHHNS, encoded by the coding sequence ATGAATTGGAGAGTTTATATTCTTGCGGTGACTACCTTTGCAGTAGGGTTAGTTGAATTAATTGTTGGTGGGATACTGCCAAATATTGCAGAGGATTTACATGTATCTTTAGCAACAGCTGGGCAATTAATTACGATTTTTGCACTGGTTTATGCTATTTCTGCGCCTGTCCTGTTATCCTTGACAGCTAAGGTGGAAAGGAAGCGCTTATTCTTAATATCATTATTTATTTTCACGTTAGGTAACTTAATGACCTTCTTTAGTACAACGTTCATTATTGTGCTAATTGCCCGTATTTTCACAGCGATGAGCACAGCATTAGTCATTGTATTATCTTTAACGATTACGACAAAAATTGTTGAGCCTAAACATCGTGCCAAGGCGTTAGGACTCGTTTTCATGGGTGTAAGCTCTGCGCTTGTCATTGGTGTACCAATGGGTATTTTTATAACAGAAGCTTTCGGTTGGCGAGCTATATTTTTAGGCATTAGCATTCTGTCAACACTTTCCATGATTTTAATTGCCTTATTACTTGAAAAAATGCCAATCGGAGAAGTAGTGCCACTGAAGGCACAAATCAAATCTTTAGCTAATTTAAAAATCCTTACAGCTCAGTTAACTACGTTGTTTATGCTAGCAGGACATTACATGCTCTACGCTTATTTAACACCTTTTTTAGTAGAAGCATTTGATATGAGTCCTTCATGGATTAGTATTTGTTACTTAATCTTCGGTATTGCCTCTGTTAGTGGGAACGCAGTAGGAGGCTGGGTGAGTGATAAAATTGGCACGAGTAAAGCCATTATTTTGATTGTGTCTGCCTTTGCTATAGTTTTATTCAGTATTCCTTACACGATCATTGCTTTACCGCTATTTTTAGTGTTTACAGTTTTATGGGGTGCATTAAGCTGGGCATTGACACCACCATTACAAAATTATTTAATTCAAACTGATCCTAAATCATCCGATATTCAGCAGAGCTTAAATACAGCTGCCCTTCAAATTGGGATATCCATTGGATCAGCAGTTGGAGGCGCCATGTTTGCTTTGACTGATTCTGTTATGCATTTAGCGAGCTTTGGAACGATTCTAGTTCTCTGTGCATTAGGTTGTGCTATTTTCTCTATTAAAAGAGCGCCACTTGGACAGGAGCAGCATGGAGATTATCAATCAGCCCACCACAACTCATAA
- a CDS encoding transcriptional regulator: MIFGTILLAFALPVGIVLAVDLLNEQRLSATQSNHS, translated from the coding sequence ATGATTTTTGGCACAATATTATTAGCATTTGCACTACCAGTAGGTATCGTATTAGCAGTCGATTTATTGAACGAGCAGCGTCTCTCTGCTACACAATCCAACCATTCATAA